A genome region from Paludibacterium sp. B53371 includes the following:
- a CDS encoding nucleotidyltransferase family protein has translation MIRGDDLTDGEPTTAIILAGGLGTRLRSVVADVPKPMAPIDGRPFLEYQLDYWIDQGIRSFILSVGYRYEVIIDHFGANYHGAMLQYAVEEQPLGTGGGLLMAATLAPPHSTLLVLNGDTFFDVSLSELIAFHRQRKSDWTFALFNTCDANRYMGVITDDDCRIVSLRSAMSDKKPFLGNGGVYIIQSDVLADCGYAQGEKVSLEEGILSTIQNAGRALYGLACPGKFIDIGVPHDYHRASEFLRT, from the coding sequence ATGATTCGAGGAGATGACTTGACAGACGGGGAGCCAACGACAGCAATTATTCTTGCTGGAGGCTTAGGAACACGGTTGCGGAGTGTTGTCGCCGATGTACCGAAACCAATGGCTCCTATCGATGGGCGCCCTTTCCTTGAGTATCAGCTTGATTATTGGATTGATCAGGGCATCCGCTCTTTCATCCTATCCGTTGGCTATCGCTATGAAGTGATAATTGACCACTTTGGCGCCAATTATCATGGGGCAATGCTTCAGTATGCGGTTGAAGAGCAGCCGTTGGGAACCGGGGGTGGGCTTTTGATGGCTGCCACCCTTGCTCCGCCGCATTCAACGCTCCTTGTTTTAAACGGCGATACGTTTTTTGATGTGTCACTGTCTGAGCTGATTGCCTTTCATCGACAGAGAAAGTCGGATTGGACGTTTGCCTTGTTTAATACATGTGATGCCAATCGCTATATGGGTGTCATTACTGATGATGATTGTCGCATTGTTTCTCTTCGATCGGCAATGAGTGATAAAAAGCCTTTTCTGGGGAATGGTGGCGTATACATCATACAGTCTGACGTTTTGGCTGACTGTGGATATGCTCAGGGAGAGAAGGTCTCACTGGAGGAGGGTATCCTGAGCACGATCCAGAATGCTGGCCGAGCATTGTATGGTTTGGCCTGCCCCGGGAAGTTTATCGATATTGGTGTTCCCCATGATTACCATCGTGCGAGTGAATTTTTGCGTACATGA
- the lhgO gene encoding L-2-hydroxyglutarate oxidase → MPVLVTCKNIMAQTCDYLIVGAGIVGLTVARELKRRNPAAKIIVLEKDVEVGKHASGRNSGVLHSGVYYGSTTLKAKVCSSGATKMRLFAEEHNIPCRRSGKVIIATSERDLPTVERLLKNAKENGIVAERLDEDGIRRLEPHATAYQTGIYCPDTAVIDSKAVVCKLRTLLEQEGVEIVFESPLVSALPREKIAQTPKETFSYGYLFNCAGAGADIVAKKFGLAKDYTLVPFKGIYYKLRPERRDLVLGNIYPVPDVDLPFLGVHLTRGISGDVYVGPTAIPALGRENYGILKGLELFESMKIGVELFGMYCANKQNFRLLVHTEAKKYLKSSFLASAQKLMKELTASDLIPCDKVGIRPQLINVKTKTLEMDYIIERTDSTLHVLNSISPAFTSSMAFAEWLVDRVEEAR, encoded by the coding sequence ATGCCCGTTTTGGTAACGTGTAAAAATATTATGGCTCAAACCTGTGATTACTTGATTGTCGGTGCTGGTATTGTTGGCTTGACGGTTGCAAGAGAACTGAAACGGCGTAATCCAGCTGCAAAAATTATTGTGCTGGAGAAAGATGTTGAAGTTGGAAAGCATGCCAGTGGGCGTAACAGTGGCGTATTACATTCTGGTGTTTACTACGGAAGCACGACGCTCAAAGCGAAGGTGTGCTCTTCGGGCGCAACTAAAATGCGCTTGTTTGCCGAAGAGCACAACATTCCTTGCCGCCGTTCTGGGAAAGTTATCATTGCAACATCTGAGCGGGATTTGCCAACAGTCGAGCGTTTATTAAAAAATGCGAAAGAGAATGGCATAGTTGCCGAACGCTTGGATGAGGACGGTATTCGCAGGCTTGAGCCGCATGCGACAGCGTATCAAACGGGCATATATTGTCCAGATACTGCTGTAATAGATAGTAAAGCAGTTGTCTGTAAGCTACGGACGTTGCTAGAGCAAGAAGGAGTAGAGATTGTTTTCGAATCTCCTCTTGTGTCGGCTTTGCCCCGTGAAAAAATTGCGCAGACCCCAAAGGAAACATTTTCCTATGGATATCTTTTTAATTGCGCGGGGGCTGGAGCAGATATAGTAGCCAAAAAGTTTGGATTAGCGAAGGACTATACATTAGTACCTTTCAAGGGTATTTACTACAAATTGCGACCAGAGCGCAGAGATCTCGTACTTGGCAATATTTATCCTGTGCCCGATGTTGATCTACCTTTCCTCGGCGTCCATCTCACGCGAGGCATCAGCGGAGATGTCTACGTTGGTCCAACCGCAATACCAGCCCTTGGCCGCGAGAATTATGGCATCCTCAAGGGGCTGGAGCTGTTCGAAAGCATGAAGATTGGCGTAGAACTTTTTGGTATGTACTGTGCCAATAAGCAAAATTTCAGGTTGCTGGTGCATACAGAAGCAAAAAAATATTTAAAAAGCTCCTTTTTGGCATCTGCGCAAAAACTGATGAAAGAGCTGACTGCTTCTGACTTGATTCCCTGTGATAAGGTGGGTATACGACCTCAGCTAATCAATGTCAAAACCAAAACGCTTGAGATGGATTATATTATCGAGAGAACTGATAGTACGCTGCATGTACTTAATTCTATTTCTCCTGCATTTACGAGCTCAATGGCATTTGCTGAGTGGCTGGTGGATAGAGTGGAGGAGGCGCGTTGA
- a CDS encoding ABC transporter ATP-binding protein: MLTLVFVVLSLIAGVLRLVLLRATTWLTFSAGADLSMNIYERTLYQPYAVHIARNSAEIVSGITTKTNAVMFDVLLPSLTIVNSTIVLVFIFTALVVIDPVVALGTSAFFAACYLGLARMTYAQLSADSKIIARAQTSTIKALQEGLGGIREVLVNGTQHIFCEQYSKADLAMRRAQGRNLFTSGCPRYVMEALGAVTIALLAFVLQKQGGLANALPTLGALTLGVQRLLPAFQQAYNSWSLIMGSKSSLEDSLLLLDQVRPVQGKQDTPLVLREAVTLEGVKFRYQTAGSWIVDIEQLRIPAGSRVGIIGPTGSGKSTLLDIVMGLLLPTEGKIYIDDTQLCQQNLGCWQRTVSHVSQSLYLADTTIAENIAFGVERKSIDIDLVHKAAKMAQIDQYVMSLSHGYDTLVGERGVRLSGGQRQRIGVARALYKQASVLVLDEATSALDTETERAVMQSITMLDRSITLLIIAHRLSTLRTCDFILNLEAGKIVRVLDDPNIIANLA; this comes from the coding sequence ATGTTGACTTTAGTATTTGTAGTCTTGTCATTGATCGCCGGTGTATTGAGGCTGGTGTTACTGCGCGCGACTACCTGGCTGACGTTCAGTGCAGGCGCGGATTTGAGTATGAATATTTACGAGCGTACGCTGTATCAGCCGTACGCAGTGCATATAGCCAGAAACAGCGCTGAGATCGTTAGCGGCATCACAACCAAGACAAATGCGGTGATGTTCGATGTATTGCTGCCGAGTCTTACCATTGTGAACTCGACGATTGTTTTGGTATTCATTTTTACAGCGCTAGTTGTCATCGACCCTGTCGTTGCACTTGGTACTTCCGCTTTTTTTGCTGCATGTTACTTAGGTTTGGCACGAATGACATATGCTCAGCTCTCTGCAGACAGCAAGATCATTGCTCGTGCGCAGACGAGCACAATCAAGGCGCTGCAGGAGGGGTTGGGCGGGATTAGAGAAGTACTTGTTAACGGTACCCAGCATATTTTTTGTGAGCAGTACAGCAAAGCGGATTTGGCGATGAGACGTGCACAGGGCCGGAATCTATTCACATCCGGGTGTCCGCGCTATGTCATGGAGGCACTTGGTGCTGTAACTATTGCGCTGCTAGCATTTGTGCTCCAGAAGCAGGGGGGGTTGGCTAATGCACTACCAACGCTCGGCGCGCTCACCCTTGGCGTTCAGCGCTTACTGCCCGCCTTTCAACAAGCATATAACTCATGGTCATTAATCATGGGGAGTAAGTCTTCCCTTGAAGATTCCTTGCTGCTGCTTGACCAAGTTAGGCCCGTGCAAGGAAAGCAAGATACTCCTCTAGTTTTACGTGAGGCGGTGACACTAGAAGGCGTGAAATTTCGTTATCAGACTGCCGGCTCTTGGATTGTTGATATCGAACAGTTACGTATTCCAGCCGGCTCACGAGTAGGAATTATCGGGCCCACCGGGAGTGGGAAAAGTACTCTGCTTGATATTGTCATGGGACTGCTGCTGCCGACAGAGGGCAAGATATACATTGATGACACCCAGCTCTGCCAACAAAACCTCGGTTGTTGGCAGAGAACTGTGTCGCATGTGTCGCAAAGTCTTTATCTTGCCGACACGACCATTGCAGAAAACATTGCATTTGGTGTCGAACGTAAATCCATTGATATTGATCTGGTCCATAAGGCCGCAAAAATGGCCCAGATCGATCAGTATGTGATGAGCCTTTCTCATGGTTATGACACTCTGGTCGGTGAACGAGGAGTACGTTTGTCTGGTGGCCAGCGGCAACGTATTGGTGTTGCACGCGCACTGTATAAACAAGCTTCTGTACTGGTGTTGGATGAGGCCACTAGTGCATTGGATACCGAGACTGAGAGAGCGGTTATGCAATCCATCACGATGCTGGATCGCAGTATCACGCTTCTGATCATCGCACATCGGCTTAGTACCTTGCGCACGTGCGATTTTATTTTAAATCTAGAGGCCGGGAAAATTGTACGAGTTCTCGATGACCCCAATATCATTGCTAATCTTGCCTAA
- the gmhB gene encoding D-glycero-beta-D-manno-heptose 1,7-bisphosphate 7-phosphatase — protein MTQSAPKISEFVGQKAVFLDRDGTINIEKEYLYKFEDWEWIPGAIDAIGLLNRLGYLVIVVTNQAGVARGYYNEADILNLHARVDEELARAGAKIDAFYYCPHHPQFGLDRACSCRKPDTGMLLAAQQSFNIALHRSWIVGDKQSDIAAGMKCGVSPILVQTGYGLRESAAVSPEIPLAENLLSAVHYIAKSGAR, from the coding sequence ATGACCCAAAGTGCTCCCAAAATATCTGAATTTGTTGGCCAAAAAGCTGTATTTTTGGATCGAGATGGTACGATTAACATTGAAAAAGAGTATCTGTACAAGTTCGAGGATTGGGAGTGGATTCCTGGTGCAATTGATGCAATCGGATTGCTAAATCGATTAGGTTATCTTGTCATTGTGGTAACTAATCAAGCCGGCGTTGCGCGTGGCTATTATAACGAGGCAGATATCCTGAACTTGCATGCTAGGGTTGATGAAGAGCTGGCCAGGGCAGGGGCAAAAATTGATGCCTTTTACTACTGCCCGCACCATCCTCAATTCGGATTAGACCGTGCATGCTCATGCCGCAAACCGGATACCGGCATGCTACTGGCTGCACAGCAATCGTTTAATATCGCGCTACACAGATCCTGGATCGTTGGCGATAAGCAGTCGGATATTGCCGCAGGTATGAAGTGTGGTGTGTCTCCGATCCTGGTTCAGACGGGATATGGGTTGAGGGAGTCTGCTGCAGTATCGCCAGAAATCCCTCTTGCCGAGAACCTGCTTTCTGCAGTGCACTACATTGCTAAGTCCGGAGCAAGGTAG
- a CDS encoding glycosyltransferase, producing MIENSNRVLVLSHFNDGINRVFEDYCNGIRRNAGVYRYIDYIETYHQLGRRRLESLIDEEVEKYAITHVFFVWWSCDLTFSLDYLSRLSSKAKIVINYFDTEYFFEGVDRYYAQVASLVLLPDWLSRYRYEHLNIPAHTSFALYDKSAYKKLDSIEKDIDVSFVGNLKQSNRAEYIDYLRSNGVNVQTYGVGSENGFASFEKMIEVFNRSKINLNFTGTADFSGYAIRLPSINQRIKQSKGRPIEIALCGGFVLSQHAAGIENMFALGDEFDVFHTREELLEKVRLYLSENNRREAMAQQAYERAIKTYDIDSGFKLVFDKLNGGNLINNSVPVCQDVEFRRNYAAFRFFYVMLFLLQFKIKLAFEEVWVVIKTRRINFSAAYHFSIRGLLHYLRARPKLEQFFKNIRKVVPVKLKY from the coding sequence ATGATAGAAAACTCTAACCGTGTTTTGGTTCTTAGTCATTTTAATGATGGAATCAATAGGGTCTTTGAAGATTACTGTAATGGAATTCGGCGTAATGCTGGCGTATATAGATATATAGATTATATAGAGACTTACCACCAGCTTGGACGAAGGAGGCTTGAGAGCCTGATTGACGAGGAGGTGGAAAAGTATGCCATTACCCATGTTTTTTTTGTATGGTGGTCATGCGACCTGACGTTCAGTCTTGATTATTTGTCTAGATTGTCAAGTAAGGCCAAAATAGTCATTAACTACTTTGATACAGAGTATTTTTTTGAGGGCGTAGATCGATATTATGCTCAAGTGGCAAGTCTTGTTCTGCTGCCTGATTGGCTGTCAAGATATCGGTATGAGCATTTAAATATACCTGCACATACAAGCTTTGCATTGTATGATAAATCGGCATATAAAAAACTTGACAGCATAGAGAAGGATATTGATGTCTCCTTTGTGGGCAACTTGAAACAGTCAAATCGCGCTGAATATATTGATTACCTCCGAAGTAATGGCGTTAATGTTCAAACATATGGCGTGGGGAGCGAGAATGGATTTGCTTCTTTCGAAAAAATGATTGAAGTATTTAATAGAAGCAAGATCAATCTGAATTTTACGGGAACGGCTGATTTTTCAGGCTATGCAATTCGACTTCCATCCATTAATCAACGAATAAAACAGTCAAAGGGAAGGCCAATCGAGATCGCGCTATGTGGTGGTTTTGTTTTATCGCAGCATGCGGCTGGGATTGAAAACATGTTTGCTCTGGGAGATGAATTTGATGTATTTCATACCCGAGAAGAACTTCTTGAGAAGGTGCGGCTGTATTTGTCAGAAAACAATCGCAGAGAGGCGATGGCACAGCAGGCATATGAAAGAGCGATCAAAACCTATGATATCGACTCTGGCTTTAAGCTTGTATTTGATAAATTGAATGGTGGCAATTTAATAAATAATAGCGTGCCTGTTTGTCAGGATGTGGAGTTCAGAAGAAATTATGCGGCATTCAGGTTTTTTTATGTGATGTTGTTTTTGCTGCAGTTCAAAATTAAGCTTGCCTTTGAAGAGGTTTGGGTTGTAATAAAAACAAGGCGTATTAATTTTTCAGCAGCTTACCACTTTTCTATTCGAGGGCTGCTTCACTATTTGAGGGCGCGGCCAAAGCTTGAGCAGTTTTTTAAAAATATAAGAAAAGTGGTGCCGGTTAAGCTCAAATATTAA
- a CDS encoding glycosyltransferase family 2 protein codes for MTAISILLPSIRPELAKQRISEFAEHIHQIDYEVVLVSPFSVDLPRVVHIQENERRGVIHAMNEAYKAASGEMVVLWSDDAKIQPQALENIVKFTKSQDGLFAAGFRKKDETGRESEQWSVYGKLYVGWLCATKKTIDAAGGLFDPVFRNYWADPDLSLRIHAMGGSVQVCQNAWIEIAQAEDVVKQANLASSFEKDTETFFAKWHPFLGKKRRCEWWEINTPIPYDFKGRVKSVLRKIPFLKKLKDACSGL; via the coding sequence ATGACTGCTATCAGTATTCTTCTTCCGTCGATCAGGCCTGAGCTCGCGAAGCAACGTATAAGCGAGTTTGCCGAACATATCCATCAAATTGACTATGAAGTGGTTCTCGTTAGTCCTTTTAGTGTTGATTTGCCAAGAGTTGTTCATATACAGGAAAACGAACGTCGTGGAGTCATTCACGCCATGAACGAGGCTTATAAGGCAGCTTCTGGCGAGATGGTTGTGCTTTGGTCCGATGATGCAAAAATACAGCCACAAGCCCTTGAAAATATAGTGAAATTTACTAAGAGTCAGGATGGGCTTTTCGCTGCAGGCTTCCGAAAAAAAGATGAAACAGGCAGAGAGTCGGAGCAGTGGTCGGTTTATGGGAAGCTTTATGTAGGTTGGCTATGCGCCACAAAGAAAACGATTGATGCCGCCGGTGGATTGTTTGATCCGGTTTTCCGTAATTATTGGGCGGATCCTGATCTTTCTCTCAGAATTCATGCCATGGGCGGGAGTGTTCAAGTGTGTCAGAATGCTTGGATTGAAATTGCTCAAGCAGAAGATGTAGTGAAGCAGGCCAATTTGGCGAGTTCATTTGAGAAGGATACCGAGACTTTTTTTGCAAAATGGCACCCTTTTTTGGGCAAGAAAAGACGGTGTGAATGGTGGGAAATCAATACCCCTATTCCATACGATTTTAAAGGTCGAGTAAAAAGTGTTTTGCGAAAAATCCCTTTTTTGAAGAAACTTAAAGACGCGTGCAGTGGATTATAG
- a CDS encoding NAD(P)-dependent oxidoreductase produces the protein MAFNILVTGGAGYLGSVMVPDLLAAGHKVTVIDNFMYKQASLNHCCYHPNFSVVKGDIRVESTIAPLLKKNDVVIPLAALVGAPLCSMDPVGATTTNHDAIEMMLKLMSKEQMVLMPTTNSAYGTGDENNFCTEESPLNPISQYAIEKVKVEKKLMEHPNAISFRLATVFGMSPRMRIDLLVNDFTYRAVHDRFVVLFEGQFKRNYIHVRDVSRAFQHALNNHEKMKGQIYNVGLSDANVSKTELCEHIQKQLPNFVFIDAPVGKDPDQRNYIVSNEKLESTGFKPEFSLDRGISELITGFTMIRNARFGNV, from the coding sequence ATGGCTTTTAATATTCTAGTCACTGGTGGCGCCGGTTACCTTGGCTCTGTTATGGTTCCCGACTTGCTAGCTGCAGGCCATAAAGTGACCGTGATTGATAATTTTATGTATAAGCAAGCAAGTCTCAACCATTGCTGCTATCACCCGAATTTCTCTGTTGTCAAAGGTGATATTCGTGTTGAGTCGACTATCGCACCACTGTTGAAAAAAAATGATGTCGTAATTCCTCTGGCTGCCTTGGTCGGTGCGCCTCTTTGCAGCATGGATCCCGTTGGGGCGACAACGACGAACCATGATGCGATTGAGATGATGCTTAAGCTGATGTCGAAAGAGCAAATGGTACTGATGCCAACGACCAATAGTGCATACGGTACTGGCGATGAGAATAACTTCTGCACCGAGGAGTCTCCGCTTAATCCTATTTCGCAATATGCTATCGAAAAGGTTAAGGTTGAGAAAAAGCTCATGGAGCACCCGAATGCGATTAGCTTCCGACTGGCTACGGTGTTTGGTATGTCTCCCCGCATGCGAATCGACCTGCTGGTGAATGACTTCACCTACCGAGCTGTTCATGACCGTTTTGTAGTTCTTTTCGAAGGACAATTCAAACGAAACTATATCCATGTGCGAGATGTGTCACGGGCATTCCAGCACGCTCTGAATAATCATGAGAAAATGAAGGGCCAAATCTATAACGTCGGCCTGTCTGATGCAAACGTGTCGAAAACAGAACTTTGCGAACATATTCAAAAACAATTGCCTAATTTCGTTTTCATTGACGCCCCGGTTGGTAAAGATCCGGACCAGCGTAATTATATTGTTTCTAATGAAAAATTGGAGTCCACTGGATTTAAACCAGAGTTCTCTCTTGATCGTGGTATTTCCGAGCTAATTACCGGGTTTACTATGATTCGCAATGCCCGTTTTGGTAACGTGTAA
- a CDS encoding SIS domain-containing protein, with protein sequence MKPSEILQANLLRSIAAKQALLADAAQCLSFEQAALDVARQYRNGGRLYIAGNGGSAADAQHLAAEFVSKLARDRKPLPAEALTVDTSILTAIGNDYGYDEVFSRQVEGKMSPQDIFLGITTSGNSKNIIRALEACKRMDIPSIVFAGRDGGLSKELATHCIVSPGEYTATIQEVHIVLAHTLCEYIEQLMFN encoded by the coding sequence ATGAAACCATCCGAAATTTTGCAGGCTAACTTGCTCCGGTCGATTGCTGCTAAGCAGGCACTTTTGGCTGATGCTGCGCAATGTCTTTCTTTCGAGCAGGCGGCTCTGGATGTAGCCAGACAATATCGCAATGGTGGCAGACTCTACATTGCTGGAAATGGTGGGTCTGCTGCGGATGCCCAGCATTTGGCTGCCGAGTTTGTCAGCAAGCTGGCAAGGGACAGAAAACCCCTCCCGGCAGAAGCATTAACAGTTGATACTTCTATTTTGACGGCCATTGGTAATGACTATGGCTATGATGAGGTTTTCTCTCGTCAGGTAGAAGGAAAAATGTCCCCTCAGGATATTTTCCTCGGGATCACTACATCGGGTAATTCGAAGAATATCATACGTGCGCTTGAAGCATGTAAAAGAATGGATATTCCTAGTATCGTTTTTGCTGGCCGTGATGGCGGACTTTCTAAAGAACTGGCTACCCACTGCATTGTTTCCCCGGGTGAATATACCGCAACAATTCAAGAAGTACATATAGTGCTTGCTCATACGCTGTGTGAGTATATCGAGCAGCTGATGTTTAATTAA